GTATGGCGAACGGCCAGTGTGGTGGCTCGATGTGCTCTCCCCAACCGAGGCAGAGATGAAGGTGCTATCCAAGGCTTTCGGCATTCACCCGCTTACCGCCGAGGACATCATGGTTCAGGAGGCGCGGGAGAAGGTGGAGTTGTTCCGCCACTACTACTTCGTCAACTACCGATCTTTCGATCAGGACCAGAACAGTGAAGACTACCTCGAGCCCGTCAACATGTATGTCATCGTCTTCCGCGAGGGCGTCATCAGCTTCCACTTCTCTATGACACCGCATCCCGCCAACGTGCGCCGCCGTATCCGTCAGCTCAAGGACTACCTGATTGTCAACTCGGACTGGATCTCGTatgccatcatcgacgacatcacGGACGTGTTTGTGCCATTAATCCAAAACATTGAAGACGAAGTCGATGACATTGATGACGAAATCTTGAGGCTTCACTCGACGAGTGGCAACACCAAGAACGACGTGTTTGACGAGAAGGCAAGCAACGCAGGAACATCGGTTGGATCCGAAGGCGACATGCTTCGGCGAGTGGGCGACTGCCGCAAACGTGTCATGAGTCTGTATCGTTTGCTCGGCAACAAGGCAGATGTCATCAAGGGCTTTGCGAAACGGTGCAACGAGCGCTGGGAGGTTGCCCCGAGGTCAGATATCGGACTGTATCTGGGCGATATTCAGGATCATATTGTGACCATGACGTCCAACCTCAGTCACTACGAAAAGTaggttttcttttcttcaacTACCCAGcactcggcgtcgacctAACCTCGGCTCTATAGGATTCTTGCCCGGTCTCATGGCAACTACCTCGCGCAGATCAATATCCGCATGAACGAGCGACAGGAGCAGACGGCCGATGTTCTCGGCAAGCTAACTGTGCTGGGTACCATCGTGCTGCCCATGAACATTATCACTGGTTTGTGGGGTATGAACGTATGGGTGCCCGGCCAGGAGTACGAGGGCGACTTGAAATGGTTCTGGGCCATCACGGCAGGCCTCTTGGCATTCGGCATGGGATGCTACCTGATTGCGAAGAGGGTTTACAATATTGTGTAATGGAGATTGGGCTTTCCTTCTTTTACCcaccttttccccccctttttggGGTTATTGCAGGCGTTTGGTTGGGAACAAAAGCAAACGCGATGTCGTCGGGCATGGTTTAGATTGGTCGGTGCATCCACGGATGGTAAACGGGACATGTGTTTGTACGCCAGTCGTCGTTGGATAATGTGAAATACTCTTTGGCTTGGAGATTTGGATAGGTGAGCACGGCCGTGATCCTAGCACGCCTCTGCTGCATATTTTCACTTCTCTATGTCAACAGGATTCGGTGGAAGTAAATTGTGGCTCCCATAACCAGGCTGCTCACCCACTCTCTTCCCGGCGTCCTCCCGGCTGCGAGGCAGCAATTTGCAGATGAACCCTACGCAAAGCTGCGAGCTCGCACCTGGTCAGCTCAACACATCCTATTACCAGGTCTCCGAGGCAAGCTATAAATCCACCATCGTGCTCCTACCCTGGGCTTCCTCGTCCCCATAGCCTCGGGGCCGGACGCCACGCAGGCGCCCTCGAATCAGTGCCGTAGCTGGGCACCGTTCCCTGAACACACAAACGAAAGCAGCTCGAATTAAGGTTTTCCACGTTAGAATTAATCACTGCTTTCTGGATATTTTCCCTACTTGAGGGTATATCTATCGTGGTGTCTCCTCCTACCGTGGATCCTCTTCCTTGCCCTGTACCATCCATCCTCCCATCGTAGATattcttcctcgccgtcggcgcttCTTTTCTTCGCGACGTTCCAGTCGTGGGCCTGGTTGTATGTGCAGTCACAACCTTAAGGATCACTTTTTCTCCGTGGACCTCCTTCCCGTGGACTTTCGTTCCGTGGATAATCCTCACGTATAAacatgtcgtcgaggtgaAGCAAGTGGGAGCAGACGCGAACCTGTATCTAACGCAACACTGGCGGCTTGTGACTAACTTCGTCAACAACTGCAGAAGCTTCGTCCATCGGATTTGAGGcttcgttgtcgttgttgccAGTTACCAACCCCTATACTCGTTGCATCGGCCGAAGACAGAGCTGTAAACCAATGAAGTCGCCTTGATGCATCGCGAACACCGGCTGGGAGTATACTGGAAGTGCGAAGATCTCGGCGATTCTCGGCTATGTCAGTTATTGAGTGTAGGCCTTAcacgccaacgccggctcAGCCGGCTCAGCCGGCCCCGGTAATGGAGTGCATGGTCGCATCGCTATCGCTGACGCCCCTCGTTGGGCTTTGAGAAGATCTCCTatcatcctcgtcgctgAAGAAGTTCTTTGCGAGAGCAAACTTCCTGACCCGACGATACGCACAGGCTTAGACATCACAGTACGCGCCAGAGCCTGTAAGGATATGGTCCCAGACGACAGCAATCGTCGCACATTAGGTATCGAAACGCTCATTGAGATGCCCGTAGGAAGTAATCACTTCTTACCTAACACATGGGCCAGATCACGATCCGGGAAGCAGAGAGACATCAGACAACAATAGACCTCGCCGCAAAGCCTCAAAAGAGGCGATCGGCGCGACAACGTAACAAATCAAGAACACAATCGTGATGATTCAAGATATGCGTGAGGGAGCAGGAGACAAAAAGTCGGAAACACTAAACGACAAGAATGGGAGTAGGCTTAGCTTGACCTGTCCCTTTTACAAGGAGGACGAACGCAAGCATCACAAGTGTCTCCAGTTTCAGTCAAGCGGAATCAGGGACGTGAAGCAGCATCCAAGCAGAAACACATGCAACCGCGTTTTTGTCCAAGCTGTGACAGGGTCTTCGGAGCCCTGGAAGACCAAAGACGGCATACAAGGCTACGCACCTACAACATCGGACAGCTTCACCCCCCTGACAGAATCACCCAAGATCCACAGAAGGACCTCTTTGAAAGAGTACATCGTAAGCTTAAGAAGAACTGGTGATATGCTGTCTGGTACAATGCCTTCACCGGAAAGCCCCGTCCAGACACCTCATGTCTGTAGCTTGTTCCACGAGGTGGCGGCAAGCTTTCTAAGGTTCTGTCAAGCAAGAAGGCGATGCATTCATCTTAATCGTTTGAGAAGTGACTCGGCACTGCGTTCATGTTGGAGACCTGATGAGGGCAGGATTCGTGACCTGCAGGAAGTGTCCATGAACGACGTCGTCAACCAGTTCATCGAGGCTTCGGTACCCGTTTCCCGAGAACGAACAACATCAGATAACCTATCGGGCAGCACTCCAGGTAACGCATGTCCCAGCTAGAAGACCGAAACCATTGGCGCAGAAAAAAGACTTATGACGGCTGTTTAGAAACGGCTATACCGGTCCAAAGAGTCCCCTTCACGTCACTGTTGTCAAGGGAACGGCAACGCATTCCGAATTACACCTCGTCACTCGCATCTCGATCAGGGCAGGACCTTTAATCCGTAAGATCGGTGTCGATGACAGCTCTTTTGTTGCCAACAAACAAGGCTCGACAGGTGGTTTTGATGGGAACGTTGGTTGGATACTCAACACCGATCCCATTTGGGATGAGGTTTCAGTTATTGATGAGTTATTCCGAGGCGGATCGTTAAGCTAGAAAATGATCTGGCCAAAGGTCAATGGAAGCACAAATTAGTAGTGTACAGCGATGAATGAGAACGTGCTAGGCCACGTAGATATGTAACAGAACCTCAAAGATCACCAGGGTAATACAAAAGCAGTCAACATGACCGACATTCTATAGACTTTATGTCGCAATTGTTCTCCGACGTAATTAACTATCATTCATCATATCGCTCGCGGAACGGGTAATCTGGTCCAGGTCAAACGAAAGGTGTACCGACTCGGTCGGCCAGCCCCTCACAAGTTTTTCAGCTTGTTACTTGACGAATTACTGGAGAAAGAAGCATGTAGACCATAAAGACCACATCGACGCCTATTGCTCTCGGATGATGCCAAAGTGTCCTAAATGTAATGCAACGCACGTGGAGGAAATCGACCGACAAATATCCAGAGTTCAAGTGCTCTTTTGATTGTACATTATGATATACACTACCTACGCTTCAAGATATCCTTGCCCATTTCTTCGTTAATCCCAAAGTTGGTTGCTTCACACCCCCGAGCAACACCCTCACTCCATATCCTCCAAAGCCCACACGCTCACGCCCGTCCGCTCAACGTTGCCCTTCAGTTTGTTCAGCACAGCCTGGCGCCTGGCCCGTTTCGCCATCAGATCTGACTTCTCCTCCTGACTGAACCCGCTCAACTTCTTGCGGGGCGGCGTGCCACGGCCGCCGTACGACGCCACAGATGATACGAAAGAGTTACGCAGGGTTCCGGGCGATGCCAAGGCCGATCGTTCGGGCGAGAACATGACTGAGCGGCTATTTCTCTGAGGCGTCACCATCGGGGAGCCCTCTCGGCTATTGACGGAAGAGAACCGGAGCTTGCGCATCTGGTTCTCCAGGACGTCAATGTCACCGGATCGCTTCTCCACCATGCTCGTCATCTTGCTGATGGTCCGCAGaacggcctcgacggtggGCATGTTGGATTTACCCTTGCCAGACGCACTGCTTGCGGCAGCAATTCTCGTTTTCATAATTGTcaacgcctcctcggcctcggcaagcAGCTTCGTAAAGTTGGCATACTCGCGGCGCAACTCATTTTGCTGGCTTGCTTGTTCGGTACTGAGAGGCAGTGTACGGCTGAGGTCTGCCTGCTCTGGATCCGCCTTGACCATGATGATCTTCCTCAGATCATCTTGCTTCGAGCGGAGACGAGACATCTCACGGGCAAGCTCGTTACAAGCCTCAAGCTTCTCCTCAACATCGTGAACACGTCCACCCTCGAGCTCTTGGGCCAACGATCTGTCAATGACTTCCCTGAGCTCATCGATCTCGGAAAGGACCCAGCTCTCGGGGTCCTCAAGGTCTTCTTTGCGTCGGCCACCGGCCTTGAAACCAATGTCATGTCCCATGAGGAAGCTGGCGAGAGAGCGGGCGTTTAGACCGAGGGTATCGATCATGGAGTTGATGTCACGATACACAGCTTCAACCTGGGCCGGGATAGTCTCCTTGGCCGACGGCACCACATTAGAGTGCGCGATGAAGTCGTCCAGCTTCAGCGAAGGCTCGATCTTGGACGCAAGGATCTTctggatctcgtcgtcctcctcgtcttccagcGTCTTAGTCTCTTCAGCCTGACGTTTCTGGCGCGCAAGCCTCTGCTGCGAGATGAAATGGTCTTCAACAGGCTTGTTGCCAATGATCGACGAGCCTATCTGCGatggctgcttcttctgggcTGCAAGTATCTGCGATGCCATGCCCGGGGCACTAACTGAGCGAGCGGACTCCTGACGCAGCATGCGCCCCGGCACAGCGCCACCCCGGACGGGGCTGGGAGAACGAGGGCTGGTTTGCGAAGGCCGAGGGAACATAGGAGCGTTACGGCTGAGATCACCAAACAGTGATGCTCGCGgcctctcctcctcggtgcGCGGAATAGAGTAGGTGCTGCTGCTTACACCGCCGAATGAGCTCTGCGGGGTCATGCCGGCTGTGGGCGTCATTGCCGTCATGGATGGGCTAAGGTCTTTGGAGACCATAACGCCACTGCCTTCAGACCCGTCattctcctcttcatcctcatcctcatcctcatcctcttgAAGATCACTATCGTGTTCACTCTCAGGGATGGTCGGGATGGTGGACAGGTCGTGCTCTCTAGGCTTGGACATGAAATCGGGTGGCAATGGAGCGTCATCGACTGCAGGCGTTACGCTCTGTGGCGTAGAAGACCACGTTGCTGACGATAAAGACTGCTTGGGCATCTTCAGGAAGTCGGGAGCTGTGGCCGGTGCCGTTGACTTTAGATTCTCTGGCTCCGGCTCAGCGGACGACACTAAGTCATCCGCTGGCAATGGCAGCGCCTCGAAAGGCGTGGTTGACTCCGCGGACTTGCCGGGCTTGGGTGTGAGAAAGTCTGGCGGGAGCGGCGCCTCGTTGACTGGAGAAGTGCGTTTTTGGGAATTGAGGAAAtcgggaggcggcggtgcaGATGCAGTTTCCTTCGTTGTTGTGGCTTTTGGCGTCGACAGGAAATCGGCAGGCAGAGGCGCGCTATCCGCCTTGGGGGAAGCCTTACTTCCACCATCTGACGGAACATTGCCTGTgcccgaggaagaggaggattCGCCTAGAGGGTACTCGTTCTTGCTCGTGGATTCAGGGGGCAGAGGAGCATCGCCTAGAGGCTTGTGTTCAGACTCAACCTTGATGTCAGGAGTCTTTTCGGCGGTTTTTGCGGAGCCAAACAACCCCCCAGTCGCCGGTTGTGGTGGGAAACCAAACAAGCCAGGCTTGGGTGCCGATATTGAGGGTGTTGCTGACGAAAACCCGAATTTGGATGGCGCAGGAGTTGTCGTAGGGGTAGTGGACTCGCCAAGGCTGAAGATCGACTTCGCTTTAGGCGTCTCTTCCGTGATGTCCATTCCCTGATCCCTAGGAGGGGTCTTcttctcggcatcgccgagcgCCGAACCGAAGTTGCTGCCAAAGAGGGACGAGCCACTAGCACCGGGGGTGGAGGGTTTCCCGTCGTCATCCGTCGCAGAGGGGTCAGCCTTGAAGGTAGTCCCCAGCTTGAACGGCTGGCTGAATGGGTTGCTGGTTGCAGGGCCGCTCGAACTTGGCGGGGGAAACACAGTATCTTTTGATATCGTGGATGGCAGAGCCCCCGAACCAAAGGGGCTCGACGAAGGCTTGCTTGCGAACACGCTTCCACCCTCGTTGGTCTTGTTACCAAGCGAAGCAAAGCCGCCAGATGTGGCGAAGCTGGCAAAGCCTCCAGAGGCAGGAGCAGCATTGGGAGTCGAGCCAGACGCACCGCCAAAGGGGCTCTTGGTCGCAGAACTGCCGAGGCTGGCGAAGCTGGATTGACCGAACGCTGGCGAAGCAGCCGAATTCGAGCCAGACGTACCTCCTGTTGCCCATGGCGACGACTTTTGGCCGAGGGTGGACGACTGGCCGAAGCCAATCGATGAAGGTTGGCCGAACGCAGGacctgaagaagaagcggaagGGCTTCCAAacgtgccgccgccgccaaatGCTGACTTCGGTGCAGAAGGCTGACCGAACGCAGAGCCGGAGATCGCTGAGCTACCACCGAAAGCACCACTGCCGAAAGTGGAGCCGGAAGAGGCCGCGGGCGCGTTGGTCGCACTGCCCCAGGGTGAGGCCTTCGTACCAAGCGTTGAAGAACCGCCAAATGTGGGTATCTTAGACCCACTGGTGCTAAAGGGTGATGGCTTTTGGGCCGAGCCCAAAGAAGAAGTTGAGCCAAAAGCTGTTGTGCTCGAAGGAGCGCCGAAGGCTGAATTGCTTGGTGCGGGCGTCGCGAccggtgccgccgttgacgccgctgctgctggaggcgCAGAAGTGTCGAGTGCGGCCATGCCAGGATAGGTCGTGCCTTGCCTGATTGATTCTTCGTACACAATCCACCATGAGCTTAACACGCCTTCGTGGTTCAGTACCCAGAGGCCTGGCAACGGACCAGGAGAGTCCTCAATCTCCTCGTCTGCGGGGAGGGGCTTATAAACTTTGTCTTTGCTCGAGAGGTCAAGGGCAGCGCCGATAGGGACGGTGTTCTCGAAGCTGTCATTCATCGGAAGAGAAGCGCGTTTTGAGTCATCGGCCAATTCTGTTGTGGTAAAGACACCGGCAGTATCCACTGGGTGGTCGGCTGTCAGAGGCGATTTGGCCCTGCTTAGGAGGCCAATGTCTGGCGAGGCGGTAGACGCCACAATCAGGAGGTCCTGTAGGTTCGGAGGGAAGTCCTTCAGTCTCAGTATTGTGTGGTGAGGAGTTTTCTCGGCGCCAAAGGGGTCGACAGGGTCGGTCAGTTTCTGGAAAGTAAAGTCCGACGGTAGCTTTCTTGTGACAAGGTGATAGACTGAAGTGGGAGGTGACTCGGAAGTTGATGTGTAAATAGCGAGAAACAGGTGGTTTTCCAACCAACTCAGTGACGAGACTGCGGCTAATTAGTCGCCCATAACAGTACATGCTACAGCACAGAGGCCTACCGTGAGCGTTGGCCACATTGGGCGGCCGCGGAATCTCGCCCTTTGCTTCACCCTCGGGTGTCATCTGGAAGATAGTGCCGTCCGCCAAGCCTGCCACCAGCTGTTTTCCCTTCGTACTCCAGCTTACACAGCTCACTTGCGTCTTGAGCGAAGTGCTGGTTTGCCTTTCCTTCAGATTCGCAATGTGCAGGTTGCCGTTATCCGTCACAATGGCACAGAGTTCTGCCTTCTCGATCGTAGGGTTCGGGATAAGGGCTCTTAGCGTCTCGCCGTTTGTCGCAAGCTCGAACGCAGCTTTCGTGCCGCCCTGGAGCAGGGTCTGTACCTCGTAGACGGCGAGCCCGCCCCCGCTCTCTGCAGAGAGGATCAGGTAgttctcgtcggcggtgaaGGCGAGCTGCGACACCCTCATAGGCATGGGCAGCTTGCCCTGGGGCTCGAACGCGCGaacgtcggcatcgccctccttctcgctCTCGAAGCCCTTTCGCACCGATTCGGTCGAGGCGATCGTGATGCCATCGgggcctgcggcggcgacaagTCCCCGGCGGGGGGCGATGCTCATGAGCGAAGCCGTATCGGCGGGGGGCGGGGACCAGGCGGATGTAAGCCTGAGTTTTGCGTCGCCGGCAATCGACTTGAAACCAAGCGCCTGAATAGATTTACATGGTGAGCCTCGAACTTTCAAAAGACAGCGGCATCGACGGTGTCGGTGTCCAGATCTCACCTCGGTCTGGATCACCTCCAGCTCGGGGCCTTGATTCAGTCCTCCGCCTCCAGCCGTGCTCCCGGGCATTGTGTTTCCTTGGTTTCCGAAGCTGAAGGACATGACTGTTGCGACGTAACCGGCTTCTGGAGGGAGGACTTGTAAGTCAGGGTGGTCCTTCGCATTCGCTGGAGCGGTCCCGTTGTTAATAATGGCCTTTTACTCGGgactttctttctttttccccgTTGCGGTTGACTGGGGCACTGTAGTGGTAGGTTGCTGGAGCCGCGAGGGTTGGGCTACTATTgttgctgcagctgctgtCGCACCCGAGGAACTGAGAAGggggcaagaagaaaaaaaaaatacAAGGCAAAGAAGCTTGCAGGCTCCAATAGAGCTTCCGAAGTGCCGTACACTGGAAGAACGGAAGGATTAAATGATTTCACGCGTGAGTACGCGGTGTAATTGGTAACAAGGCAGAGGCGACGGTTGAGATGTGCCTTGAAAGATTGTTGCACCTTCCTGCTCTTGCTTGCCTGGACTCTTCTGGCGATTGTCTACCTAAAAATTCCAGGTTCGCAGCTCTGTGCTTGGCCCGTTCCCCAGTTGCCTCCAGTCTCCAAAAGTTCTGAGTCACGTGCGCTGAGCTCTGGCTACCTAGCTCCACTGGCCCAGATTCGGGGCACTTCTTGACCAATCAACTCCGGTCAGGCAGCTCCGTTGGATATGTCAGGGTGCCTTGCATGAGCGAGCTCCTGCCCCCCAAACAGCGGCAACGACCATCGAAGGCAGCTTTTAGCCTCGTCATCCATCAGCTCTACCTCTCCCACATCCACCTTCAACCTCGCTCGATCCCTACATCTAGACGACCTCTCCTTTGAGCCCGACATCACCGCCGACCTGACGACTGACGAATACGAAACCTCAACGAACTTGACGATATCGATACACAGAGAATAGCGTCCGGGGTGCCCAGACAAGTCAGCAACGATGCCTGGCTTCGATTTCTCGAACTACAACCGCAATGCGGCCCTCCACGCCCGAGGCGTCCCACTTCCCAAGGCGACGAGCACAGGTACCACCATCGTGGGATGCATATTTGACGGCGGTGTAGTGGTCAGTACACTCCCAAGCTCCCTCGTTCCTTTCGTCAACCAGAGAGAGGGGTTCCTCGCACACGCCCccatcggcctcgagggaCCCTCTACCACCCACCCGCCTCTTCCTACCAGCACACAAGCTGATTGGTTAACCCCCTAGATCGCCGCCGATACAAGAGCAACTTCAGGCCCTATCGTTGCCGACAAGAACTGCGAAAAGCTGCACTACATCGCCCCCCAGATCTGGTGTGCGGGTGCCGGCACTGCCGCCGACACAGAATTCACCACGGCAATCATTTCGTCCAACCTCGAGCTTCACGCCCTCTCCACAGGCCGCAAGCCCCGCGTGGTTACCTGCATGACCATGCTCAAGCAGCACCTCTTCCAGTATCAGGGCCACATTGGCGCCTACctcgtcgttgccggcgtcgaccccACGGGCACTCACCTCTTTACCGTCCACGCTCACGGCTCCACCGACAAGCTCCCCTACGTCACCATGGGCTCCGGCTCCCTGGCCGCCATGTCCGTCTTTGAGACCCAATGGAAGCCTTCGTtgaccgaggacgaggccgtcaagctcGCCAGCGACGCCATTCAGGCCGGTATCTTCAACGACCTAGGCTCCGGTAGCAACGTTGACGTTGCCATCATCACAAAGGACAAGACCACCCTGAAGCGCGGCTTCGTCAAGCCCAACGAGCGCAGCGCCAAGCTCAAGAGCTACGCCTTCCCCAAGGGCACCACAGCCGTGCTCAACGAGAAGATCATCAAGAAGAACGAGATTGGCCGCTACGTGAGCGTAACGGAGGTGCCTGCCGGCGAGGCGATGGAGGTTGATACCTAAACGGGTGACTGGTTGGTTTTCTTTATGAaatttgggggggggggggggggggggggcctcCAACGGGATGCTAATCAAGTACTCCCGAACTGGGAAAATTTGTACCAATACAATGATGGCAATAGATGGGATTGATGCAAGCCACTCCTCTACCTGAAGACTAAAGGCACAAGGCGACAAGACTACAAGCCACCAACCCAAGACTTATGGCCCATGATACATACcaacgacgaggccgacccCCGTTTTAGGCAGTGTGGCTGCAAACACGAGATCCCATTTTTGATCAAGATGGTTGATTGTTGCCATGAGATGCTAACAGTATTGTAGATTGGCAGAAATGGATATTTAGTTAGTGTTAGAAGATAGGTTCCATCATTGCTGCCGCATTTGGGCGAGCAAAATCTTGCTTTTATGTATAACAAAAGAAAACCCTAATAAAGGAGCAGGGCGTTGCTCTCTTCCCAAAAGACAAAAAG
The DNA window shown above is from Colletotrichum destructivum chromosome 2, complete sequence and carries:
- a CDS encoding Putative nuclear pore complex protein, whose amino-acid sequence is MSFSFGNQGNTMPGSTAGGGGLNQGPELEVIQTEVRSGHRHRRCRCLLKVRGSPCKSIQALGFKSIAGDAKLRLTSAWSPPPADTASLMSIAPRRGLVAAAGPDGITIASTESVRKGFESEKEGDADVRAFEPQGKLPMPMRVSQLAFTADENYLILSAESGGGLAVYEVQTLLQGGTKAAFELATNGETLRALIPNPTIEKAELCAIVTDNGNLHIANLKERQTSTSLKTQVSCVSWSTKGKQLVAGLADGTIFQMTPEGEAKGEIPRPPNVANAHVSSLSWLENHLFLAIYTSTSESPPTSVYHLVTRKLPSDFTFQKLTDPVDPFGAEKTPHHTILRLKDFPPNLQDLLIVASTASPDIGLLSRAKSPLTADHPVDTAGVFTTTELADDSKRASLPMNDSFENTVPIGAALDLSSKDKVYKPLPADEEIEDSPGPLPGLWVLNHEGVLSSWWIVYEESIRQGTTYPGMAALDTSAPPAAAASTAAPVATPAPSNSAFGAPSSTTAFGSTSSLGSAQKPSPFSTSGSKIPTFGGSSTLGTKASPWGSATNAPAASSGSTFGSGAFGGSSAISGSAFGQPSAPKSAFGGGGTFGSPSASSSGPAFGQPSSIGFGQSSTLGQKSSPWATGGTSGSNSAASPAFGQSSFASLGSSATKSPFGGASGSTPNAAPASGGFASFATSGGFASLGNKTNEGGSVFASKPSSSPFGSGALPSTISKDTVFPPPSSSGPATSNPFSQPFKLGTTFKADPSATDDDGKPSTPGASGSSLFGSNFGSALGDAEKKTPPRDQGMDITEETPKAKSIFSLGESTTPTTTPAPSKFGFSSATPSISAPKPGLFGFPPQPATGGLFGSAKTAEKTPDIKVESEHKPLGDAPLPPESTSKNEYPLGESSSSSGTGNVPSDGGSKASPKADSAPLPADFLSTPKATTTKETASAPPPPDFLNSQKRTSPVNEAPLPPDFLTPKPGKSAESTTPFEALPLPADDLVSSAEPEPENLKSTAPATAPDFLKMPKQSLSSATWSSTPQSVTPAVDDAPLPPDFMSKPREHDLSTIPTIPESEHDSDLQEDEDEDEDEEENDGSEGSGVMVSKDLSPSMTAMTPTAGMTPQSSFGGVSSSTYSIPRTEEERPRASLFGDLSRNAPMFPRPSQTSPRSPSPVRGGAVPGRMLRQESARSVSAPGMASQILAAQKKQPSQIGSSIIGNKPVEDHFISQQRLARQKRQAEETKTLEDEEDDEIQKILASKIEPSLKLDDFIAHSNVVPSAKETIPAQVEAVYRDINSMIDTLGLNARSLASFLMGHDIGFKAGGRRKEDLEDPESWVLSEIDELREVIDRSLAQELEGGRVHDVEEKLEACNELAREMSRLRSKQDDLRKIIMVKADPEQADLSRTLPLSTEQASQQNELRREYANFTKLLAEAEEALTIMKTRIAAASSASGKGKSNMPTVEAVLRTISKMTSMVEKRSGDIDVLENQMRKLRFSSVNSREGSPMVTPQRNSRSVMFSPERSALASPGTLRNSFVSSVASYGGRGTPPRKKLSGFSQEEKSDLMAKRARRQAVLNKLKGNVERTGVSVWALEDME
- a CDS encoding Putative peptidase T1A, proteasome beta-subunit, proteasome, subunit alpha/beta, with amino-acid sequence MPGFDFSNYNRNAALHARGVPLPKATSTGTTIVGCIFDGGVVIAADTRATSGPIVADKNCEKLHYIAPQIWCAGAGTAADTEFTTAIISSNLELHALSTGRKPRVVTCMTMLKQHLFQYQGHIGAYLVVAGVDPTGTHLFTVHAHGSTDKLPYVTMGSGSLAAMSVFETQWKPSLTEDEAVKLASDAIQAGIFNDLGSGSNVDVAIITKDKTTLKRGFVKPNERSAKLKSYAFPKGTTAVLNEKIIKKNEIGRYVSVTEVPAGEAMEVDT